The Paraburkholderia sp. SOS3 genome includes a region encoding these proteins:
- a CDS encoding TerC family protein, translated as MDYLLVLAADPAVWAALVTLVVMEVVLGIDNLIFISILSNKLPAAQRERTRRIGILLALVMRLGLLATVAWIARLTQPAFELFGHGFSWRDVILIAGGLFLVWKATREMHQHVAHDGANDGAASALGTLTAWAAISQILVLDLVFSVDSIITAVGMTEHVPIMFIAVIAAVTAMLFAAGPLSRFIERNPTVVMLALAFLLVIGMALIAEGFGTHVPKGYIYAAMAFSAFVEGLNILARRTRTRSAARAGETASRGEEITKSNLG; from the coding sequence ATGGACTACCTGCTCGTTCTAGCCGCCGACCCCGCCGTATGGGCAGCGCTCGTCACGCTCGTCGTGATGGAAGTCGTGCTCGGCATCGACAACCTGATCTTCATTTCGATTCTGAGCAACAAGCTCCCCGCGGCGCAACGCGAACGCACGCGGCGCATCGGTATCCTGCTCGCGCTCGTCATGCGGCTCGGTTTGCTCGCAACGGTCGCGTGGATCGCGCGTCTCACACAGCCCGCGTTCGAACTGTTCGGTCACGGCTTTTCGTGGCGCGACGTGATCCTGATCGCCGGCGGCCTGTTTCTCGTCTGGAAAGCGACCCGCGAAATGCACCAGCACGTGGCGCACGACGGCGCGAACGACGGCGCCGCAAGCGCGCTCGGCACGCTGACCGCGTGGGCAGCGATCAGCCAGATCCTGGTGCTCGATCTCGTGTTTTCGGTCGACAGCATCATCACCGCGGTCGGCATGACCGAACACGTGCCGATCATGTTTATCGCGGTGATCGCCGCCGTCACCGCCATGCTGTTCGCCGCCGGACCGCTGTCGCGCTTTATCGAACGCAACCCGACCGTCGTCATGCTCGCGCTCGCGTTCCTGCTCGTCATCGGCATGGCGCTGATCGCCGAAGGTTTCGGCACGCATGTGCCGAAGGGCTACATCTACGCGGCGATGGCTTTCTCCGCGTTCGTCGAAGGACTGAACATCCTCGCGCGCCGCACAAGAACACGCAGCGCGGCCCGCGCCGGGGAAACCGCCAGCCGAGGTGAGGAAATTACGAAGTCAAACCTCGGTTAA
- a CDS encoding LysR family transcriptional regulator produces the protein MLNFRHLYYFWVVVKEGGFARAAEHLDMAVQTISAQVRELEKSMGRQLLKPAGRGITMTEAGQAAFGRAEQIFHLGATLVEEVREAASEPAARLAVGLSDGISKLAAHALLAPVLDTPSLRLLCHEGEHGQLLTELAQHRLDLVLACQPAPHNSDLRVFSERVAESAVDWYGPAALVKKAAKDHFPASLAELPVLLPTGHGALRARLDRWFEAGDIRPKIVGEFEDSALMAVFAARGLGVFPLAELGAEDLSMMRGLRWLGRADGVAEEIHAIRSRRGQHHPLALQVLAAPRG, from the coding sequence ATGCTTAACTTTCGCCATCTGTATTATTTTTGGGTCGTGGTGAAGGAGGGCGGCTTCGCGCGCGCGGCCGAGCATCTCGACATGGCCGTGCAGACCATCAGCGCGCAGGTGCGCGAGCTCGAGAAGTCGATGGGCCGCCAGTTGCTGAAGCCGGCCGGGCGCGGCATAACGATGACCGAAGCGGGGCAGGCCGCATTCGGGCGCGCGGAACAGATTTTTCATCTCGGCGCGACGCTCGTCGAAGAAGTACGCGAGGCGGCCAGCGAGCCGGCCGCGCGGCTCGCGGTCGGTCTGTCGGATGGCATTTCGAAGCTTGCCGCGCATGCGCTGCTTGCGCCGGTGCTCGATACGCCGTCGCTGCGGCTGTTGTGCCACGAGGGCGAGCACGGGCAGTTGCTCACGGAGCTTGCGCAGCACCGGCTCGATCTCGTGCTCGCGTGCCAGCCGGCGCCGCACAACAGCGATCTGCGTGTGTTCAGCGAGCGCGTCGCTGAATCGGCGGTCGACTGGTACGGGCCGGCCGCGCTCGTCAAAAAGGCCGCCAAAGACCACTTTCCCGCTTCGCTCGCGGAACTGCCGGTGCTGCTGCCGACCGGGCACGGGGCGCTGCGCGCGCGGCTCGACCGCTGGTTCGAGGCCGGGGACATCCGGCCGAAGATCGTCGGCGAATTCGAGGATAGCGCGCTGATGGCAGTGTTCGCGGCGCGCGGGCTCGGGGTGTTTCCGCTGGCGGAACTCGGCGCGGAGGATCTGTCGATGATGCGCGGGCTGCGGTGGCTGGGCCGCGCGGACGGAGTCGCCGAGGAAATTCACGCGATCCGTTCGCGGCGCGGCCAGCATCATCCGCTTGCATTGCAGGTGCTGGCCGCGCCGCGGGGATAG
- a CDS encoding aldehyde dehydrogenase family protein → MQIIEHIYVDGSFVVPHGSEMFDLFNPATEQVIGRVRLADEHDANRAVAAAKRALVSFSRTSKSERLDMLQRILKAIQAKEDELTEASMLEFGAPAMSARFHAKGAATMFEQALKVLREYDFKRRVGSSEVVMQPVGVAALITPWNANAIFIAGKLSVALAAGCTAVLKPSEMSATQTRVMTEALHDAGLPAGVVNIVTGRGDVVGETLSAHPDVAKISFTGSTAVGKRILRTGAETLKRTTLELGGKSPFIILDDADLATAAPVAVQAGFTNGGQACNAGSRILIDERRLAEFEKRVIEAVGQFKPGEPRAADTRIGPMVSEKQWQRVQRYIRLGLEEGARLLTGGEGRPAGMSSGWFVKPTVFSDVRNDMTIAREEIFGPVLSIIPYRDVEDAIAIANDTPYGLQAYVMSAQDKRAQDVAARIDAGRVLINGLHYDFDVPFGGFKQSGLGRELGVAGLEAYLEPKAVLGVG, encoded by the coding sequence ATGCAGATCATCGAGCACATTTACGTGGACGGATCGTTCGTCGTGCCGCACGGAAGCGAAATGTTCGACCTGTTCAACCCGGCAACGGAGCAGGTCATAGGACGCGTTCGTCTCGCGGACGAGCACGATGCCAATCGCGCAGTCGCGGCCGCGAAGCGCGCGCTCGTATCGTTTTCGCGGACCAGCAAGAGCGAACGGCTCGACATGCTGCAACGTATTCTGAAAGCGATTCAGGCAAAAGAGGACGAACTGACCGAAGCCTCGATGCTGGAGTTCGGCGCGCCGGCGATGTCCGCGCGCTTTCACGCGAAGGGCGCTGCGACGATGTTCGAGCAGGCCTTGAAGGTCTTGCGCGAATACGATTTCAAGCGGCGCGTTGGCAGCAGTGAGGTCGTGATGCAGCCTGTCGGCGTGGCCGCGCTGATCACGCCGTGGAACGCCAATGCGATATTCATTGCCGGCAAGCTTTCGGTTGCCTTGGCGGCCGGCTGCACGGCGGTGCTCAAGCCTAGCGAAATGAGTGCGACGCAGACGCGCGTCATGACCGAGGCTTTGCATGACGCCGGTTTGCCGGCGGGCGTGGTCAATATCGTGACAGGTCGTGGCGACGTGGTAGGCGAGACGCTCAGCGCGCATCCCGATGTCGCGAAGATTTCATTTACCGGTTCGACGGCGGTCGGCAAGCGCATTTTGCGGACAGGTGCCGAAACGCTCAAACGTACGACGCTCGAGTTGGGCGGTAAGTCGCCGTTCATTATTCTCGACGACGCGGATCTCGCCACGGCGGCGCCGGTCGCGGTGCAGGCGGGCTTTACGAACGGCGGTCAGGCATGCAATGCAGGGTCGCGGATACTGATCGACGAGCGTCGGCTTGCCGAGTTCGAGAAACGGGTGATCGAGGCGGTCGGGCAATTCAAGCCGGGCGAGCCGCGCGCTGCGGACACGAGAATCGGGCCGATGGTGAGCGAGAAGCAGTGGCAGCGGGTGCAGCGCTATATCCGTCTGGGTCTGGAAGAGGGCGCGCGGCTGTTGACGGGAGGCGAGGGGCGCCCCGCGGGGATGTCGTCGGGCTGGTTCGTCAAACCTACGGTGTTCAGCGACGTGCGCAACGATATGACGATCGCGCGGGAGGAAATTTTCGGGCCGGTGCTGTCGATCATTCCGTATCGCGACGTTGAAGATGCGATCGCCATTGCTAACGACACGCCGTATGGATTGCAGGCGTATGTGATGTCCGCGCAGGATAAACGCGCGCAGGACGTCGCTGCGCGTATTGATGCGGGGCGTGTGTTGATCAATGGACTTCACTACGATTTCGATGTGCCGTTCGGTGGCTTCAAGCAGTCCGGACTCGGGCGGGAGTTGGGCGTGGCGGGGCTCGAGGCTTATCTTGAGCCGAAAGCGGTGCTGGGCGTGGGGTGA
- the groES gene encoding co-chaperone GroES — protein MNLRPLHDRVIVKRLDQETKTASGIVIPDAAAEKPDQGEILAVGPGKRDDKGGLIQLDVKVGDRVLFGKYAGQTVKVDGQELLVMREEDIMAVVNK, from the coding sequence ATGAACCTTCGTCCTTTGCATGATCGCGTGATCGTCAAGCGTCTTGACCAGGAAACCAAGACCGCTTCGGGCATCGTGATCCCCGACGCCGCAGCGGAAAAGCCCGATCAAGGCGAAATTCTGGCAGTCGGCCCGGGCAAGCGTGACGACAAGGGCGGCCTGATCCAGCTCGACGTGAAGGTGGGCGATCGCGTCCTGTTCGGCAAGTACGCTGGCCAGACCGTCAAGGTCGACGGCCAGGAACTGCTCGTGATGCGCGAAGAAGACATCATGGCTGTGGTGAACAAGTAA